The sequence CATAGTCGTTCCTGTTCTCGACAGGCCGGAGAGGTGCACGAACTGCCGGCTGGCAAACCTCTACGGGAGGAGGCTGTGCGGCGTCTGCCAGCTTGTCTGTCCGGACCAGGCGATAAAATGGGTCGAAGAGAAGCCGTACGAACCTATGAAGGTGGTGATCGAGTATTGAGCAGAATTGAAT comes from Methanolacinia paynteri and encodes:
- a CDS encoding 4Fe-4S dicluster domain-containing protein; translated protein: MKLVIDQNLCKGCNLCTMVCPYNIFQEGSELNKKGIVVPVLDRPERCTNCRLANLYGRRLCGVCQLVCPDQAIKWVEEKPYEPMKVVIEY